Genomic DNA from Haloplanus aerogenes:
ACGCCGCCTACGCCTTCGGGGAGGGGAAAGTCGAGGAACTGGCGGTGCTCACACACGAAGTGGACGCCGACGCCGTAATTGTCGACAACCGCCTCGGGCCCTACCAGACGTACAACATCGGCGGCAAGTTGCCCGAAGGCGTCGAGGTGGTCGACCGCTTCACCCTCATCCTCGACATCTTCGGGCAGCGCGCCCAGACGCGCAAGGCGCAGTTGCAGGTCGAACTCGCGGAACTCCGGTACGAACTCCCGCGCGCCGAGGCCAAGACCAGCCTCGCCAAACGCGACGAGCGCCCCGGCTTCATGGGTCTCGGCGAGTACGACGAGAGCCGCGAGCGCGACATCAAAAATCAGATCGCGGATATCAAACGCGAACTCGACGCCATCGCGGAGAAGGCGGAGACACGCCGCGAACAGCGCCGCGAATCCGGGTTCGACCTCGTCGCCCTCGCGGGCTACACCAACGCCGGGAAGTCGACGCTGATGCGCCGCCTCGCCGCCGAACTCGACGTGGACGAGAACGAGGACCGCCACCCCGATCTAGACACCACCGCGGAGAGCGAGGACCGCCTCTTTACCACGCTGGGCACCACCACCCGCCGCGCCGACACGGGTCGCCGGGACGTACTCCTGACCGACACCGTCGGGTTCGTCTCCGACCTCCCCCACTGGCTCGTGGAGTCGTTCGAGTCCACTCTCGACTCCGTCTACCACGCCGACCTCGTCCTTCTCGTCGTCGACGCCAGCGAACCCATCGAGGAGATGCGTGAGAAACTCGTCACCTGCCACGACACGCTGTACGAACGCAACGAGGCACCCATCGTGACGGTGCTGAACAAGATCGACCGCGTCGACGAGGCCGAACTCGCGGAGAAGCGGGAGGCGCTCTCCGCCCTCGCCCCGAACCCCGTCGCCGTCTCCGGCCTCACGGGCGAACGCGTCGACGAACTCCGCGACCGGATCGAGCGCGAACTCCCCGACTGGCAGTTCGAACGGCTCGTCCTCCCCCTCGCCGACGACACCATGAGCCTCGTCTCGTGGGTCCACGACCACGCGAACGTCGAGGCCGAGGAGTACGAGGGCGAACAGGTCGTCCTCGAGTTCGAGGCGCGGCCCTCCATCGTCGAACGCGCCCGTGCCAAGGCGAGCGACCTCGCGGCCGTCGAATCGGCCTGAGAGCGGCTGACACACGCTATCACGGTTGATACTCGGGGGAGAACGGTTTTGAGCACCGTATGTGAGTGACGCACATGCAACGGGGAGACGCGCCGAGTCCGTGGCAACGCGCCCACGTGATCGGCATGGTTCTCGCGCTACTGGTGGCACCGACGATACCCGCGGGGGCCGCGACGGCACCGATGGACGACACGACGGCCGCAATCGGGGGCACGACCGCGGCCGAACTGACCGGCTTCTCGCCGGCGCCGTGGGTGAACAAATCGGACACGAGCCACGATCCGACCACGACCACCTCGCTCTCGGTCGCGTACAACGCCACCGGACAGGTGGGATCGACCTCCGACGTGGCCGTCGAACTGTACAACGCCAGCGACGGGTCGTTCGTCACGGCCAACGCCTCCCTCCCCGCCACCGAGGGCTTCGCGATGCTCTCGGTGCCGGCGGGGGCGTTCTCTGGCGATCAGTCCGTCGCGTACCGCCTGAACGACACCAGCAGTGGGACCATTCTCGCCACCGACGGGTCGATGCTCTTGGCGGGGAGCGGTGGCGGCGGTGACGGCGGCAGTGCGCAGATCACCATCGACTCGGTGACGCTCTCGAAGACGATGGTCGCCCCGGGCACGAACGTCGACATGGACGTGGTGCTCAACAACACCGGCGGGAGTTCGGGGTCGACGACGCTGCAGGTGTTCAAACTCGGAACGACCGACTCCATCACCGAACTCGCGAGCCGGTCGGTGAGCGTCGGCACCAGTACGACGACGACCGAGACCGTCACCCTGAGCCTCTCCGACGGCGGCCTCTCGGATCTGTACACGGTCGCCGGAGCCAGCTTCGAGCGCTCGCAACTGCTCGTTCAGCCGTCGAATTCGCTGTCTATCGGGAGTTTCTCGCTTTCGAAGACGACCGTCGACCAGAACGAGGACCTCGACGTGACGGCGACGGTGTCGAACTCGGGGTCGAGCGACGACTGGATGCTCGTTCCCCTCTATCAGGACGGGAGCGTGGCACAGGTCACGAACGTGACCGTGCCCGCCGACGGGCAGAAGCAGGTCACGATCACGACGACGTTCGCGACGGCCGGGAGCCACACCGTCGCGGTCGGTAGCCAGCCCGGACAGAGTGTCACCGTCGAGACCCGAGGATCGCCCTCGGTGGTCGACTCCTCGGTTCGAGTCGTCGACGGCACCGAACCCACCGGCGACGTGATCGTCGGGACGACCGTCTCGAACGGCAAACTCGACGTGCGCCTGAAAGCGCAAGGCGTCCAGAACGGCGAGGCCGACCTCGCGAACGTCGGCGCCGACGCGACCACTCGCTTCGAGGTCGAACTCGAACTGAAGGACTTCACCCCGCGGATGATGATGGGCACCGGCGGCAACGTCTCGTGGTCGGTCGGACCGGGGTCGACGGCCGACACGTCGAACCTGACGCTCTACATCGAACCCCGCGAGAACCAGCGGTTCTACTACCAGGACAGCACCCAGCCGACCTACAACAACTGGCCGAGCGAGAACAAACAGGCGACGACGATGCGGGAGGCACAGGCGCTGGTCTCCTTCTACAACATGGCGAACGCGCCCGTCCGCTTCCGCACGACGCTCACCGGCGGGACCATCGTCACGGACGCCCAGTCGTTCTCGCCGCCGGTGTACCGGCAGGGGTCGAGTTCGCAGAAGCCGCGACTCGAAGTGCAGGTCGCCGGTCCCCACTACACCGTCGACGGGAGCCAGAACGAGGGGTACTACGAGGCGCTCATCCCCGACGGCATCCTCGAACAGTGGGGCGTCACCTCGGCGGGCCAGCTCCGCGCCGCCTACGGCGGGAGCCAGACGCAGGCGACGTTCACGGAGACCTCGAACGGGATCAAGATGAAACTCGACACCCACTACTCCGCGGAGACGGCCGAAATCAGGCCCGGCGGATCGGACACCACCGCCCCGACGGCCGACGCGGGCAGCGACACCACGATCACCGCGGGGTCGAGTGTCACCCTCGACGCCTCCCAGACGACCGACAACGTCGGCATCAAACAGTACGAGTGGGACGTTGACGGCGACGGCACCTACGACGAGACCACCTCGTCCGAGACGCTGTCGCACACGTACGACTCGGCGGGGACCGTCACCGCGACGCTCCGGGTCACCGACGGCGCGGGCAACACCGACACCGACACGGTGACGATTACGGTCGAAGCGGCGTCGAGCGGTAGCGGTGGTGGCAGTAGTAGTGGCGGTGGCAGTAGCGGCGGTGGCAGCAGTAGTAGCGGCGGCGGCGGTGGCGGCGGCCTCAGCGTCGCCGACATGACTGGCCCCTCGGTCGACGTGTCCGCCACGGCCGGCACGGCGTCCGTCAGCGTCACCGGCGCGGACGGTGACGCCCCCGTCGCCGTCGACTTCACGACCCCACCGGCGGGGTCGCGCGTCACCCTCGACGCGATGAGCGTCACCGCCGGCGGCGACTTCGACCTCTCGGTCGACGTGACCGACGACACGTCGTCGCTCTCCGAGGAGGTGCCCGCGCTCCCCGCCACCTCCGCCGACGCCCCGTCGCGGGCCGTCGGCTACGTCTCCGTCGAACACCCGTCGCTCGACGACGGAGACATCGCGGGCGCGACGTTCGACCTGACCGTCGAGGCGTCGACTCTCGACGACCGCAGCGTCACGCCCGAGGACGTGGTCGTCTACCGCTACCACGACGGGGCGTGGACGGCGCTGGACACCACGCTCGCGGAGACGGCGGACGGAACCCATCGCTACACCGTCGACTCCCCCGGTCTGTCGGTGTTCGCCGTCGCCGCCGGGGCGCCCGCGTTCGACGTGTCGGCGGCGTCGGTATCGCGAACCGACCTCGCACCCGGCGGGTCGACGACGGTGACCGCGACCGTCGAGAACGTCGGCAGCGCGGCCGGCAGTCACACCGTCGAACTCCGACTCGACGACGAGACGGCGGCGACACGGGTCGTCGACCTCGACGCTGGCGAGCGGACGGAGATCACGTTCACCGTCGCTCCCGACGCGACCGGAACCCACACGCTCCGCGTCGACGGCGCGTCGGCGGGGCAGGTGACGGTCGACGCCGGGACGGCCACGGCCGCGCCCACCGTGACGCCCGCGTCGACCGCGACGCCGGAACCGACCGAGACGCCCGCGGTCACGACGGCCGAGACGCCGACGAGCGACACGAGCGCTCCCGGCTTCGGCGCCGTCGTCGCACTGCTCGCGCTCCTCGTCGCGGGACTGCTCGCCGGTCGGCGCGACTAGAGCGTCCGTTTCGTCTTCTCGATCACCCGCACGTCCCGAATCGCCGTGTCGGGGTACTCGCCGTCCGCGTCCTTCTCCGCCGCCTTCACCATGTCCCAGACGACGTTGAGGCCGGTCGTCACGCCTTCGAGCGCCTCCATCTCGCACCCCGTCTTCCCGGTCGTCTCGACGGCGACGGTGAGCGTGACCAGATCCTCGCCCACGTCGAACTCCGTCTCGACGTTCGTGATCGGGATCTGGTGGCACATGGGGATGGTCTCCCACGTGTGCTTGACCGCCTGCACGGCGCCGACGCGAGCGGTCGCCAACACGTCACCCTTCCCGATTTCGTCGTCGCGGATGGCCGCGATAGTGGAGGGCTGGAGGTGAATCTCGCCGCGCGCGACCGCCCGTCGCGACGTGTCGGGTTTGTCGCCCACGTCGACCATCTGGACGTTGCCAGACTCGTCTGTGTGGGTCAGGTCGTCGGATTCGTCACTCATCGTACCCACCCCACAGTGCCCGGGGCACTTCAGGTAACAGATCGCTCGCCAGCAGACCGTACCCCTGCCGGTCGACGATGCGGTCCCCCGCGAGGCCGTTGGCGTAGGCCGCGAGCGTCCCGGCGTCGAGGGGGTCCTGCGTGGCCAGCAGTGCCCCCGCGATTCCCGCGAGCACGTCGCCGGTGCCGCCGACGGTCATCCCGGGGTTGCCGGTTCGATTCGCCCGCGCGTCCGTGCCGTCCGAGATTACGTCGTAGGCGCCCTTGACCAGCAACGTGTGACCGAGTTCGGCGGCGAAGTCGGAAACGGCGTCGAGTCGGTCGCGCCAGTCGTCGGCGCTCGGGCCGCCCATCGCCCGGAGTTCGCCCTGATGTGGGGTGCAGAGGAGCGTCGCCTCCGTCTCCACCTCGGGCACGACCTGCAGGGCGTCGGCGTCGATCACCGCCCGGCCGTCGTAGTCGGCGAGGAAGTCACGGACAGCCGTGAGCGTCGCCGCGTCGTCGCCGAGGCCGGGACCGAACACCACGGTGTCGTGGTCGGCCGCGAGGGCGTGAACGTGGTCGAGGTGGTCGGTCGTGAGGTGGTCGCCGTCGAAGGGGCGGAGAATGAGGCCCTCCTCGAAGCTCTGCACCTCGCGGGCGACGGCGCGGGGACAGGCCACGCGGACGAGGTCGGCGCCGGCGCGCATCGCCGCCTGCGCGGAGAGGGCGGGCGCGCCGGTGTACGGCCCGCCGCCGACGATCAGCACCTCACCGAACGCGCCCTTGTGGGCGTCGCTGGGGCGGGAGAGGAGGCGTCGGTCGCCCGGCCCGGCGAACAGTTCCGCCGTTTCGGGGATGCCGATATCCGCGACGGTCACTGTGGCATCCAGCGAATCGAGGCCGGGTTTGTCGTCGTGGAAGGTGACGACCCGGTCGGCGTCGACGGCGACACCCGCCGCCTCGCCCGTGTCGGCGTCGACGCCGGAGGGCACGTCCACCGCGATGACGGTCGCGTCCGTCCCGTTGATTTCCGCCGCGGCCGAGCGCTCGGGTTCGCGGAGCGCACCCGTCACGCCCGTGCCGAGCATCGCGTCGACGACCACGTCGGGGTCGCCGAGGTCGAAATCGCGGGAGTCGCGGACGACACGGGTGTCGTACTCGGCCCGTTCCAGTGCCGCCCAGTTCTCGCGGGCGATGTCCGTCGAGATGGTTTCGGGGCGACCGAGCAGGTGGATGGGGGGGTCGTAGTCGTCGAGAAAGCGCGCGGCGACGAAGGCGTCGCCGCCGTTGTTGCCGCGGCCACAGACGAGTGCGACGGCGTCGCCGGGGGCGGCGGCCTCGCGCACCGCCGCGGCGACGGCGTTTCCGCTCGACTCCATCAACTGCTTGCGCGGGACGCCGAGGGCGGCCGCGTTCTCGTCCACCGCGGCCATGCGTTCGGCAGTGATCATACAGGGCCGTCGCTCCCACGGCCGTTATAGTATTCGCCACGGCGACGCGGAACGCAACCCTTGTGGCGACCCCCGATGAACCCTCTCCCGTGACCCGTCGGCTCTTCGGCACCCTCTGTGGCCTCGTGTTCTGTGCCAACTTCGGCCGCGTCGCCTTCGCGCCCCTCCTCGAAACCTTCCGGGTGACGTTCGAGGTGGGGACGGCCGGGCTGGGGCTGGTGACGACACTCGTCTGGGTCGGCACGGCCGTCCCCCGCATCCCCGTGGGCTACCTCGTCACGCGCGTCCGCCGGGGCCGCATCGTCCTCGGCGCGGGCGCCCTCCTCACCGCCGCGGCGGCGCTGACCGCGGTGGCCACCTCTATCCCGCTCTTGCAGGTCGGCGCGTTCGCCCTCGGCGTCGCCTCCGGCGCGTACTACGCCGCCGCAGTCCCGCTCATCGGCGACCTCTACCCCGACGCCGTGGGGCGGGCGGTGGGCGTCCACGGCGTCGCCGCCCAGACGGCGGCCGTCGTCGCCCCCACGCTCACCGTCGCCCTCGTCGCCGCCGTCTCGTGGCGGGCAGTCTTCTGGTTGCTCGCGGCGCTCGGCGCCACGCTGACGCTCGGCCTCGTCGCCGTCGCCCGGCGGCGCGAGGGCGGCGTGCCACAGGGTGCCGACCGCGACTTCCGGGCCGCGCTCTCCCACTGGCGGATCATCCTCGCCGCCGTCGTGATGATCGGCGGCGCCGGCTTCGTCTGGCAGGGTGTGTTCAACTTCTACGTCACCTACCTCGTGGCGAGCAAGGGACTGACGGCGGGACGGGCGGGCACGCTCCTGACGGTGGCCTTCGCGGCCGGCCTCCCGGCGTTCTGGCTGGGTGGCCGCCTCGCCGACCGCCTGCCACACGTCCCCTACATCCTGACGCTCGGCGCGGGCGTCGCCCTCGGCGTGGCGGCGCTGACCGTCGCGGACACGCTTCTCGCCATCGCCGCGGTGAGCGTCGCCCTCGGCCTCGCCGCACACAGCCTCTTTCCCGCCCTCGACGCGTACGTCCTAGAGGCGATTCCGGACAATCGCGGGAGCGCCTACGCGGTGTACGGCGGCCTCGCCCTCCTCGTCCAGGCCACCGGCAGCGGCGTCGTCGGCGTCCTCGGGGAACGGTTCGCGTTCGACACCGTCTTCCTCGCCTTTGCCGCCGCGCTCCTTGGCCTCGTGGGGCTGCTCGCCGCCCTCTATCTGGCCGGCGGCTTTCCGGCGACCGACGGGAGCGAATAATATCAGTTACGTTACCGAACGAAATTCTGGCGAAGGATTTTTTACTTGGATTCGAAACGCACGGACTGATGTCAGGGCTCTTACCCTCCCATCTAGAGCGGGACGTGACGCCCGAGGGGGACGGCGAACTCCGCGTCCTGTCCCTGACGGACGACGATGCGGAACGCCTCATCGGGTCGGTGTCGTCGGAGACGGCCCGGTCCATCTTGACGGCGCTGGAAGAACGCCCCGCGACGGCCTCGGAGCTCGCGGACTCCGTGTCGACCTCCCTCCAGAACGTCCGACACCACCTCGGCAATCTACAGGAAGCCGGCCTCGTCGAAGTCGCCGGCACGCGCTACTCGGTGAAGGGGCGCGAGATGAAGGTGTACGCGCCGAGTCAGGACTCGCTGGTCGTCGTCGGCTCCGACGCCGACAAGGAGCGATTTCTGGACTCGCTGGATCGGGTGATCGGCATCCTCGCCGTCCTCGCCGTGGGCGCGTTCGCGATCCAGCGCGCGTTCGGCGCGGGCGTCGTCGACCTCGGGGGTCCCGGGACGGCACCGCGCGTCGGGGACGGGGTCGGAAGCGCGACCGGACCGATCCTCGGCCTCGTACCGCCGGGTGTCGCCTTCCTCGCCGGCGGCCTCCTCGTCGTCGCCCTCCTCGCCGTCTGGAACCGATACACCGACTGACCGCCAATGCCCTCCACACCGCGTCGTCGTGTCGTCTGCCTCACGCTCCTCGTCGTTCTCGCGGTCGTTCAGCCGACGCTGGCGGGTGCGGAGTCCGAGCCACGCGCCGAGACGGCCGGCGTCGGCGACGTGGGCGTCACGGTCGGTGCCGCCATCGAGCGCCACCCGTCGAGCGCCGGCGCGACGGCCGAAGCGCTCCGCGCGGTCCGGGCCGACGCCGTCCACGAACGCGGACACACGGGTGCGGGCGTCTCCGTCGGCGTCATCGGGCAAGGATTCGACACGAGCGGCGCCCTCGGCCCCCACGTCGCCGGGTGGCGACAGGTCGGCGACTCCCCGCACTCGACGACCCACGACACCGCCGTCGCGGAGGTGGTGTCGGAGACGGCGCCCGACGCGAACCTCTATCTCGCGGGCGTCGGGCGGACGCCAACACCGGCGGAGTACGCGGCGGCCGTCGAGTGGCTGACCGCCCGC
This window encodes:
- a CDS encoding PKD domain-containing protein → MQRGDAPSPWQRAHVIGMVLALLVAPTIPAGAATAPMDDTTAAIGGTTAAELTGFSPAPWVNKSDTSHDPTTTTSLSVAYNATGQVGSTSDVAVELYNASDGSFVTANASLPATEGFAMLSVPAGAFSGDQSVAYRLNDTSSGTILATDGSMLLAGSGGGGDGGSAQITIDSVTLSKTMVAPGTNVDMDVVLNNTGGSSGSTTLQVFKLGTTDSITELASRSVSVGTSTTTTETVTLSLSDGGLSDLYTVAGASFERSQLLVQPSNSLSIGSFSLSKTTVDQNEDLDVTATVSNSGSSDDWMLVPLYQDGSVAQVTNVTVPADGQKQVTITTTFATAGSHTVAVGSQPGQSVTVETRGSPSVVDSSVRVVDGTEPTGDVIVGTTVSNGKLDVRLKAQGVQNGEADLANVGADATTRFEVELELKDFTPRMMMGTGGNVSWSVGPGSTADTSNLTLYIEPRENQRFYYQDSTQPTYNNWPSENKQATTMREAQALVSFYNMANAPVRFRTTLTGGTIVTDAQSFSPPVYRQGSSSQKPRLEVQVAGPHYTVDGSQNEGYYEALIPDGILEQWGVTSAGQLRAAYGGSQTQATFTETSNGIKMKLDTHYSAETAEIRPGGSDTTAPTADAGSDTTITAGSSVTLDASQTTDNVGIKQYEWDVDGDGTYDETTSSETLSHTYDSAGTVTATLRVTDGAGNTDTDTVTITVEAASSGSGGGSSSGGGSSGGGSSSSGGGGGGGLSVADMTGPSVDVSATAGTASVSVTGADGDAPVAVDFTTPPAGSRVTLDAMSVTAGGDFDLSVDVTDDTSSLSEEVPALPATSADAPSRAVGYVSVEHPSLDDGDIAGATFDLTVEASTLDDRSVTPEDVVVYRYHDGAWTALDTTLAETADGTHRYTVDSPGLSVFAVAAGAPAFDVSAASVSRTDLAPGGSTTVTATVENVGSAAGSHTVELRLDDETAATRVVDLDAGERTEITFTVAPDATGTHTLRVDGASAGQVTVDAGTATAAPTVTPASTATPEPTETPAVTTAETPTSDTSAPGFGAVVALLALLVAGLLAGRRD
- a CDS encoding NAD(P)H-hydrate dehydratase, with amino-acid sequence MITAERMAAVDENAAALGVPRKQLMESSGNAVAAAVREAAAPGDAVALVCGRGNNGGDAFVAARFLDDYDPPIHLLGRPETISTDIARENWAALERAEYDTRVVRDSRDFDLGDPDVVVDAMLGTGVTGALREPERSAAAEINGTDATVIAVDVPSGVDADTGEAAGVAVDADRVVTFHDDKPGLDSLDATVTVADIGIPETAELFAGPGDRRLLSRPSDAHKGAFGEVLIVGGGPYTGAPALSAQAAMRAGADLVRVACPRAVAREVQSFEEGLILRPFDGDHLTTDHLDHVHALAADHDTVVFGPGLGDDAATLTAVRDFLADYDGRAVIDADALQVVPEVETEATLLCTPHQGELRAMGGPSADDWRDRLDAVSDFAAELGHTLLVKGAYDVISDGTDARANRTGNPGMTVGGTGDVLAGIAGALLATQDPLDAGTLAAYANGLAGDRIVDRQGYGLLASDLLPEVPRALWGGYDE
- a CDS encoding ArsR/SmtB family transcription factor; its protein translation is MSGLLPSHLERDVTPEGDGELRVLSLTDDDAERLIGSVSSETARSILTALEERPATASELADSVSTSLQNVRHHLGNLQEAGLVEVAGTRYSVKGREMKVYAPSQDSLVVVGSDADKERFLDSLDRVIGILAVLAVGAFAIQRAFGAGVVDLGGPGTAPRVGDGVGSATGPILGLVPPGVAFLAGGLLVVALLAVWNRYTD
- the moaC gene encoding cyclic pyranopterin monophosphate synthase MoaC, with amino-acid sequence MSDESDDLTHTDESGNVQMVDVGDKPDTSRRAVARGEIHLQPSTIAAIRDDEIGKGDVLATARVGAVQAVKHTWETIPMCHQIPITNVETEFDVGEDLVTLTVAVETTGKTGCEMEALEGVTTGLNVVWDMVKAAEKDADGEYPDTAIRDVRVIEKTKRTL
- a CDS encoding MFS transporter codes for the protein MTRRLFGTLCGLVFCANFGRVAFAPLLETFRVTFEVGTAGLGLVTTLVWVGTAVPRIPVGYLVTRVRRGRIVLGAGALLTAAAALTAVATSIPLLQVGAFALGVASGAYYAAAVPLIGDLYPDAVGRAVGVHGVAAQTAAVVAPTLTVALVAAVSWRAVFWLLAALGATLTLGLVAVARRREGGVPQGADRDFRAALSHWRIILAAVVMIGGAGFVWQGVFNFYVTYLVASKGLTAGRAGTLLTVAFAAGLPAFWLGGRLADRLPHVPYILTLGAGVALGVAALTVADTLLAIAAVSVALGLAAHSLFPALDAYVLEAIPDNRGSAYAVYGGLALLVQATGSGVVGVLGERFAFDTVFLAFAAALLGLVGLLAALYLAGGFPATDGSE
- the hflX gene encoding GTPase HflX — encoded protein: MKAVVAKRVERGDADLSEIRDLARAAGYEVVGELTQTREEDAAYAFGEGKVEELAVLTHEVDADAVIVDNRLGPYQTYNIGGKLPEGVEVVDRFTLILDIFGQRAQTRKAQLQVELAELRYELPRAEAKTSLAKRDERPGFMGLGEYDESRERDIKNQIADIKRELDAIAEKAETRREQRRESGFDLVALAGYTNAGKSTLMRRLAAELDVDENEDRHPDLDTTAESEDRLFTTLGTTTRRADTGRRDVLLTDTVGFVSDLPHWLVESFESTLDSVYHADLVLLVVDASEPIEEMREKLVTCHDTLYERNEAPIVTVLNKIDRVDEAELAEKREALSALAPNPVAVSGLTGERVDELRDRIERELPDWQFERLVLPLADDTMSLVSWVHDHANVEAEEYEGEQVVLEFEARPSIVERARAKASDLAAVESA